TGCTTGGGGAAAGTTATACAAAACCGAACTTGTTAAAAAGACGCCTTTCGTAAAAGGTGTGTTATTTGAAGATGTGTACTGGGCACATCATGTTATGAGTCAGGTAACGAACTATGCCATATGTCATGAACCACTCTATTATTATCGACAGCGTGCCGATAGCATCGTTAAAAATTATTCTATAAGAAACCTTGATATCATTGAAGGCCTGAAACAGCGAAACATGTTCATTAAAGAAAATTATCCTTCACTATTAAACGAATCAAACAAATTATTATTGAAAACCGAACTTCAACATTATCGGATCTTATTTTCGTTAAACTCTGATCCTGTTCATAAACGAGAGAAAGATAAAATTAAGCAGCACATTTTAGAGAATCGCTCATTATTCAAAGCATCTACAGAAGATGATAAGCAGTTAGCAAGAGATTTGCACCTATTTATCATTCATCCATTATTATATATCGGGAATCTCGGAGTAAAAAAACTGCTTAGGCCATTTACTAAACCGGTGAATAAGCCGCTGCAATCTATCAGTTTGCAAGGGAGTCAAAAAGAATGAAAGAGTTAATAAAAAGAACCATCTTGCATTTTCTAATGACGTTCTTTTCGGTTTTTAAAGTAAAAAAGTCCAAGCTATTATTTATGAGTTATTACGGTGGGCAGTACAGTTGCAATCCGAAATATATAACAGAGTATTTACTGAAGCATGATCTCCATAAAAAATTTGAGATTGTATGGGTATTGAATAAGCCGGAGCAAGATCGAAATAAGCCATTTTTTCGAACGGCAAAAGCCATGTCACTGCGCTATTTTTATCATTTGGCCACGGCACAAGTGGTCATAACGAACCATCGTCTTCCAAACCATTTTAAAAAGAAAGACGACCAGTACTATATCCAAACATGGCACAGTTCATTACGTTTAAAGCAAATTGAAAAAGATGCTGGCAAAGCATTACCTGATAATTATATTGAGCTTGCTAAACATGATTCTCATATGTGTAATTTATTGCTATCAGGATGTGCAAAGAGCACTGAAATTTTTAAACGGAGTTTTTGGTATGAGGGTGAAATTCTTGAGTCAGGAACGCCGAGAAACGACATTCTCGTATCACCACAGTTAGATTTAGTTAACCGGGTGAAATTAAAGTTA
The DNA window shown above is from Salipaludibacillus agaradhaerens and carries:
- a CDS encoding glycosyltransferase family 2 protein, with the protein product MQPLVSIIVPVYKVESYLNQCLDSLLNQTYSNLEIIVVNDGSPDKSAEIAESYAQIDSRVHVYHKENGGLSDARNFGLPHISGDFTMFVDSDDWVSTQLVETLVTLLIENEAEAAQAAFYYAYDEQLLYDNRYYNQSSETIALSNTELMEALVKNDIVKNFAWGKLYKTELVKKTPFVKGVLFEDVYWAHHVMSQVTNYAICHEPLYYYRQRADSIVKNYSIRNLDIIEGLKQRNMFIKENYPSLLNESNKLLLKTELQHYRILFSLNSDPVHKREKDKIKQHILENRSLFKASTEDDKQLARDLHLFIIHPLLYIGNLGVKKLLRPFTKPVNKPLQSISLQGSQKE
- a CDS encoding CDP-glycerol glycerophosphotransferase family protein, producing the protein MKELIKRTILHFLMTFFSVFKVKKSKLLFMSYYGGQYSCNPKYITEYLLKHDLHKKFEIVWVLNKPEQDRNKPFFRTAKAMSLRYFYHLATAQVVITNHRLPNHFKKKDDQYYIQTWHSSLRLKQIEKDAGKALPDNYIELAKHDSHMCNLLLSGCAKSTEIFKRSFWYEGEILESGTPRNDILVSPQLDLVNRVKLKLNLSPEKKVVLFAPTFRNKQKTTPLEFDVDRILTTLKQAFGGEWVLLVKLHPHLTEMYRHTDFSKNVRNVTAYEDTQELLACADILITDYSSLMFDFAITERPCFLYTPDIEQYTASERKLYFQLSDLPFPSAVNEEALLVQFDRFNKQDYLEKLATFLLATGSFEEGKASEKVVERIHQICS